The following proteins are encoded in a genomic region of Phragmites australis chromosome 9, lpPhrAust1.1, whole genome shotgun sequence:
- the LOC133928567 gene encoding probable WRKY transcription factor 50: protein MATSLGLNPEAFFTSYSCSSPFMSDYAPSFPAASVDTTFSTELDDLHHFQYSPAPIFSVSGSGGAGDNCNNEKMMCGSDEKRPRVNGRIGFRTRSEVEILDDGFKWRKYGKKAVKNSPNPRNYYRCSAEGCGVKKRVERDRDDPRYVITTYDGVHNHASRPSPGDALQYGGGGGGGGFYSYSPPHSGSPSAASYSGSFLF, encoded by the exons ATGGCGACTTCGCTAGGATTAAACCCTGAAGCTTTCTTCACTTCATACTCTTGCTCCTCGCCCTTCATGTCCGACTACGCACCGAGCTTCCCGGCGGCCTCCGTCGACACCACCTTCTCCACGGAGCTCGATGATCTTCACCACTTTCAGTACTCACCGGCACCGATCTTCTCCGTCTCCGGCAGCGGCGGTGCGGGGGACAACTGCAACAACGAGAAGAT GATGTGTGGGAGCGATGAGAAGAGACCGAGAGTGAATGGGAGGATTGGGTTCAGAACGAGAtcggaggtggagatcttgGACGACGGCTTCAAGTGGAGGAAGTACGGCAAGAAGGCGGTCAAGAACAGCCCAAATCCAAG GAACTACTACCGGTGCTCAGCGGAGGGGTGCGGCGTGAAGAAGCGCGTGGAGAGGGACCGCGACGACCCCCGCTACGTCATCACCACCTACGACGGCGTCCACAACCACGCCAGCCGGCCCAGCCCTGGCGACGCCCTTCagtacggcggcggcggcggcggcggcggcttctaCAGCTACAGCCCGCCGCACAGCGGCTCGCCGTCGGCTGCCTCCTACTCGGGCTCGTTCCTCTTCTGA